The Vidua macroura isolate BioBank_ID:100142 chromosome 9, ASM2450914v1, whole genome shotgun sequence genome has a window encoding:
- the EEIG2 gene encoding EEIG family member 2, with protein sequence MAFIMMKKKKFKFRVELELDELSSVPFVNGILFCKVRLLDGGSFSGESSREVVQANCVRWKKKFFFMCKISASATTGILDTCTCRVSVRKELKGGKAYAKLGFADLNLAEFAGSGNTTRRCLLEGYDTKNTRQDNSILKVLINMQLMSGDPCFKTPPSTATSIAIAGESESLHEDRKGGENLNVAHLGIADVSSKSASVPDELGACGHSRTSSYASQQSKLSGYSTCHSRSSSLSELCHRRNTSVGSTSVGSTSTGTGSILEPCEETEPKVTEADIDTSTEDAPPEKQCRHPVKQDSVESQLKRVDATRVDADDIVEKILQSQDFSLDSSAEEEGLRLFVGPGGSTSFGSHHLPNRAGSGAYEQVVIKR encoded by the exons ATGGCCTTCATCatgatgaagaagaagaagttCAAGTTCCGCGTGGAGCTGGAACTGGACGAGCTTTCCTCCGTGCCCTTCGTCAACGGCATCCTCTTCTGCAAGGTGCGGCTGCTGGACGGGGGCAGCTTCAGCGGGGAGTCCTCCCG GGAAGTAGTACAGGCAAACTGTGTCCGCTGGAAGAAAAAGTTCTTCTTTATGTGTAAGATCAGTGCCAGTGCCACAACAGGGATTCTGGATACTTGCACTTGCAGGGTGTCTGTACGGAAG gaattAAAAGGAGGAAAGGCATATGCAAAG CTGGGATTTGCAGATCTAAATCTCGCAGAATTTGCTGGATCAGGAAATACCACTCGTCGCTGTTTACTGGAAGGTTATGACACCAAAAATACAAGACAAGACAACTCCATtctgaaa gTTTTGATCAACATGCAGCTGATGTCTGGAGACCCATGCTTTAAAAC GCCTCCTTCCACAGCAACATCTATAGCAATTGCTGGAGAATCAGAGTCTTTGCATGAAGACAGGAAAGGTGGAGAAAACTTAAACGTAGCACATCTGGGTATAGCAG ATGTCTCATCAAAGAGTGCCTCAGTCCCAGATGAACTTGGTGCATGTGGACATTCCAGAACATCAAGCTATGCAAGTCAGCAATCAAAGCTGTCAG GATATAGTACATGTCATTCTAGATCATCCAGTCTATCTGAACTCTGCCACAGGAGAAACACCTCAGTGGGGAGTACCTCAGTGGGAAGTACCTCAACAGGAACTGGAAGTATTCTAGAGCCATGTGAAGAGACTGAGCCAAAAGTAACTGAAGCTGATATTGATACATCTACTGAAGATGCACCACCAGAAAAACAATGCAG acaTCCTGTAAAGCAAGACTCTGtggagtcacagctgaagaGGGTTGATGCTACCAGAGTTGATGCTGATGATATAGTTGAAAAAATACTCCAGAGTCAAGACTTCAGTTTAGACTCGAGTGCAGAAG AAGAAGGTTTAAGATTATTTGTGGGCCCTGGTGGAAGCACTTCTTTTGGAAGCCACCATCTACCTAACAG AGCAGGATCTGGAGCATACGAGCAGGTGGTGATAAAACGGTAA